In Pyxidicoccus xibeiensis, the following proteins share a genomic window:
- a CDS encoding PTS sugar transporter subunit IIC has translation MSVVWTQVALAGLWGGLVALERKAFLQAMLSRPLVAATVMGGLLDDVASGLAVGLVLELFFLGTANLGASLPENDTLAATGTSAAAATLTAATGAGSTPAIWSLAVLLFIGLGRVGRKGDRLLEAYSARLARVALASAEQGDLTRAMRQNLWGMWPHFVLYGTLTALCALLGFFVQPLLQALPPAVVRGLAWAWPAMASVAAALAAQGSHARRAPLYASLGAAAVTVAVVILLLLEHR, from the coding sequence GTGAGCGTCGTCTGGACCCAGGTGGCGCTCGCGGGGCTGTGGGGCGGACTGGTGGCCTTGGAGCGCAAGGCGTTCCTGCAGGCCATGCTGTCCCGCCCGCTCGTGGCCGCCACCGTCATGGGCGGGCTGCTCGATGACGTGGCCTCCGGCCTGGCGGTGGGCCTGGTGCTGGAGCTGTTCTTCCTGGGCACCGCCAACCTGGGCGCCTCGCTGCCGGAGAACGACACCCTGGCGGCCACCGGCACCAGCGCCGCCGCCGCCACCCTCACGGCGGCCACCGGCGCCGGCTCCACGCCCGCCATCTGGTCCCTGGCGGTGCTGCTGTTCATCGGCCTGGGGCGCGTGGGCCGCAAGGGGGACCGGCTGCTGGAGGCCTACTCGGCGCGGCTGGCCCGGGTGGCGCTGGCCTCCGCGGAGCAGGGCGACCTCACCCGCGCCATGCGGCAGAACCTGTGGGGCATGTGGCCGCACTTCGTGCTGTACGGCACCCTCACCGCCCTGTGCGCGCTGCTGGGCTTCTTCGTGCAGCCGCTCTTGCAGGCGCTGCCTCCGGCCGTGGTGCGCGGGCTGGCGTGGGCCTGGCCCGCCATGGCCTCCGTGGCGGCGGCCCTCGCCGCGCAGGGCAGCCATGCCCGGCGGGCGCCCCTCTACGCGTCGCTGGGGGCGGCCGCGGTGACGGTGGCCGTCGTCATCCTCCTGCTGCTGGAGCACCGGTGA
- a CDS encoding PTS sugar transporter subunit IIA has protein sequence MVGLVVAAHGRLAEELVSTAEQIVGKLPAVATCNIEPGTPVEELRAKMKQAVARVDEGEGVIILADLFGGTPCKESLMMCQRMNLEVLAGVNLPMLLKANSLRSEQMSLPEMANQLASHGQRNITCASALLREAQQQPRT, from the coding sequence ATGGTCGGCCTCGTTGTCGCAGCACACGGGCGTCTGGCGGAGGAGCTGGTCTCCACCGCGGAACAGATCGTGGGAAAGCTTCCCGCGGTGGCAACCTGCAACATCGAGCCGGGGACTCCCGTCGAGGAGCTTCGCGCGAAGATGAAGCAGGCGGTCGCCCGCGTGGATGAGGGGGAAGGTGTCATCATCCTGGCGGACCTGTTCGGAGGTACCCCCTGCAAGGAGTCGCTGATGATGTGTCAGCGCATGAATCTGGAGGTCCTTGCCGGCGTCAACCTGCCCATGCTCCTGAAGGCCAACTCGCTCCGCTCGGAGCAGATGTCCCTTCCGGAGATGGCCAACCAGCTGGCTTCTCACGGCCAGCGCAACATCACCTGCGCATCCGCCCTGCTTCGCGAGGCCCAGCAGCAGCCGCGAACTTGA
- a CDS encoding MgtC/SapB family protein produces the protein MDETTIAVRLALAALFGGVLGLERELSGQAAGLRTHMLVSLGACCFTLASVFIEATLSTGSPDGTRGDISRIASQVVVGIGFLGAGVIMRHGGQVKGLTTAANLWLTASVGLAAGLGFYFAAGATMAIALLALAGLRPLERGIRRYRRRRGLKVDGDVASSPPQDSDGPD, from the coding sequence GTGGACGAGACGACCATCGCGGTGAGGCTGGCCCTGGCCGCCCTGTTCGGCGGCGTGCTGGGGCTGGAGCGGGAGCTGAGCGGCCAGGCCGCCGGGCTGCGCACGCACATGCTGGTGTCGCTGGGCGCGTGCTGCTTCACCCTGGCCAGCGTCTTCATCGAGGCGACGCTGTCCACCGGCAGCCCGGATGGGACGCGGGGCGACATCAGCCGCATCGCCAGCCAGGTGGTGGTGGGCATCGGCTTCCTGGGCGCGGGCGTCATCATGCGCCATGGCGGCCAGGTGAAGGGGCTGACGACGGCCGCCAACCTGTGGCTCACCGCCTCCGTGGGCCTGGCGGCGGGCCTGGGCTTCTACTTCGCCGCCGGGGCCACCATGGCCATCGCCCTGCTGGCGCTCGCGGGCCTGCGGCCGCTGGAGCGCGGCATCCGGCGCTACCGCCGGCGCCGGGGCCTGAAGGTCGACGGAGACGTGGCGTCCTCCCCTCCCCAGGACTCGGACGGCCCGGACTGA
- the ptsP gene encoding phosphoenolpyruvate--protein phosphotransferase, with amino-acid sequence MSSQATPTLRLMGIGASPGVAVGHAFILDRKRIRTPKLRLAEAEVEPERMRMKTAIDLSDRQLAELKDQITRTEGSDHALILEAHRLMLHDPMLVDEVNRLIVEDHINAEWAVRRVARKIKHLFDNIPDEYFRERRSDVDYVADRIIRNLMGQVVDEEVEVPAQAIVVAHDLSPADASLMSRSGRVAGFVTDLGGQTSHTAIVARARETPAVVGAGRASEQISPGDLVAMDGIRGVILVNPSEEQLSVFREEQRRYQEGERLALTTKDLPATSTDGFRIRLNGNMEFLEEIPSLLAHGAEGIGLYRTEFMFLDRKTAPTEEEHYRAYRQVLEAMGGRPVTIRTLDLGGDKVPGKTKHEKEPNPAMGLRAIRYCLSNRELFRVQLRALLRASVHGNLRLMFPLICGVSELREARSELEACRTELGRAGVPVGKRFPVGIMVETPSAAMIADRLAQEADFFSVGTNDLIQYSLAIDRQNREVAYLYRPLHLSVLRLLEGIVSAAKAANIPVSMCGEMAGDPLYTLVLLALGFDELSMTSGQIPVVKRFIRRVGRTEAVELLRGAMELTTAEEIERYVRMELDRRFAESVEPPPDPEKPEPTAHEATPSDRTTG; translated from the coding sequence GTGAGCAGCCAGGCCACCCCCACACTGAGGTTGATGGGCATCGGCGCGTCTCCCGGCGTGGCGGTCGGTCACGCCTTCATCCTGGACCGCAAGCGCATCCGCACCCCCAAGCTGCGGCTGGCCGAGGCGGAAGTCGAACCCGAGCGGATGCGGATGAAGACCGCCATCGACCTGTCCGACCGGCAGCTCGCCGAGCTCAAGGACCAGATTACGCGCACCGAGGGCAGCGACCACGCCCTCATCCTGGAAGCGCACCGGCTGATGCTCCACGACCCCATGCTCGTGGACGAGGTCAACCGGCTCATCGTCGAGGACCACATCAACGCCGAGTGGGCCGTGCGGCGCGTGGCGCGGAAGATAAAGCACCTCTTCGACAACATCCCCGACGAGTACTTCCGCGAGCGCCGCTCGGACGTGGACTACGTCGCCGACCGCATCATCCGCAACCTGATGGGCCAGGTGGTGGACGAAGAGGTGGAGGTCCCCGCCCAGGCCATCGTCGTCGCGCACGACTTGTCCCCCGCGGACGCGTCGCTGATGTCGCGCAGCGGCCGGGTGGCGGGCTTCGTCACGGACCTGGGCGGCCAGACGAGCCACACCGCCATCGTCGCGCGGGCACGCGAGACGCCGGCGGTGGTGGGCGCGGGCCGGGCCAGCGAGCAGATTTCCCCCGGCGACCTGGTGGCCATGGATGGCATCCGGGGCGTCATCCTGGTGAACCCCTCGGAGGAGCAGCTCTCCGTCTTCCGCGAGGAGCAGCGCCGGTACCAGGAAGGCGAGCGGCTGGCGCTGACGACGAAGGACCTGCCGGCCACGAGCACGGACGGCTTCCGCATCCGGCTCAACGGCAACATGGAGTTCCTGGAGGAAATCCCCTCGCTGCTGGCCCACGGCGCCGAGGGCATCGGCCTGTACCGCACCGAGTTCATGTTCCTGGACCGGAAGACGGCGCCCACGGAGGAGGAGCACTACCGCGCCTACCGCCAGGTGCTGGAGGCCATGGGCGGGCGTCCCGTCACCATCCGCACGTTGGATTTGGGCGGCGACAAGGTGCCGGGCAAGACGAAGCACGAGAAGGAGCCCAACCCGGCCATGGGCCTGCGGGCCATCCGCTACTGCCTGTCCAACCGGGAGCTGTTCCGCGTGCAGCTGCGGGCGCTGCTTCGCGCCAGCGTGCACGGCAACCTGCGGCTGATGTTCCCCCTCATCTGCGGGGTGAGCGAGCTGCGCGAGGCGCGAAGCGAGCTGGAGGCGTGCCGCACGGAGCTGGGCCGCGCGGGCGTGCCCGTGGGCAAGCGCTTCCCGGTGGGCATCATGGTGGAGACGCCGAGCGCGGCGATGATTGCCGACCGGCTGGCGCAGGAGGCCGACTTCTTCTCGGTGGGGACCAACGACCTCATCCAGTACTCGCTGGCCATCGACCGCCAGAATCGCGAGGTGGCCTACCTCTACCGGCCCCTGCACCTGTCGGTGCTGCGGCTCCTGGAGGGCATCGTCAGCGCGGCGAAGGCGGCCAACATCCCGGTGTCCATGTGCGGCGAGATGGCGGGTGACCCGCTGTACACGCTGGTGCTGCTGGCGCTCGGCTTCGACGAGCTGTCGATGACGTCCGGGCAGATTCCGGTGGTCAAGCGCTTCATCCGCCGGGTGGGCCGCACGGAGGCCGTGGAGCTGCTGCGCGGGGCCATGGAGCTGACCACCGCGGAGGAAATCGAGCGCTACGTGCGCATGGAGCTGGACCGCCGCTTCGCCGAGTCCGTGGAGCCGCCCCCGGACCCGGAGAAGCCGGAGCCGACGGCGCACGAGGCCACGCCCTCGGACCGCACCACCGGCTGA
- a CDS encoding HPr family phosphocarrier protein, protein MATVAEGTYEIINALGLHARAAAQMVKVANRFKSEVTIEAQGQKANAKSIMGVLMLAAAQGTQVKLTCKGDDADACLVELAKLIGDRFGEAQ, encoded by the coding sequence ATGGCAACCGTGGCCGAAGGGACGTACGAGATCATCAACGCGCTGGGGCTGCATGCCCGGGCCGCGGCGCAGATGGTCAAGGTGGCCAACCGCTTCAAGAGCGAGGTCACCATCGAGGCCCAGGGCCAGAAGGCCAACGCCAAGTCCATCATGGGCGTGCTGATGCTCGCGGCGGCCCAGGGGACCCAGGTGAAGCTGACCTGTAAGGGAGACGACGCCGACGCGTGCCTCGTGGAGCTGGCGAAGCTCATCGGCGACCGTTTTGGCGAGGCGCAGTGA
- a CDS encoding MXAN_6521/LA_1396 family lipoprotein produces MTTKRLWPVLGLGMLAACSTVKSQRLRADYEQVDKQQVKRLVVVTQPLPDSKPAVGELWSLIARQWVNQNRDFIVKSNLALPDRPEDVSFKGLCVEGIEGVLWLEPSVALKGDGAEASVQAKLTRCRDGEEVWSAEAAGSWGSKDEDYAQRTAQYVQELGSEVEPYVVPSSKLLGATLNTLPNPQLTEADTDEKIELGE; encoded by the coding sequence ATGACGACGAAGCGACTGTGGCCCGTGCTCGGGCTGGGAATGCTGGCGGCCTGCTCCACGGTGAAGAGCCAGCGGCTGCGCGCCGACTACGAGCAGGTGGACAAGCAGCAGGTGAAGCGGCTGGTGGTGGTGACGCAGCCGTTGCCCGACAGCAAGCCCGCGGTGGGCGAGCTGTGGAGCCTCATCGCCCGCCAGTGGGTGAACCAGAACCGCGACTTCATCGTGAAGAGCAACCTGGCGCTGCCCGACCGGCCGGAGGACGTGTCCTTCAAGGGCCTGTGCGTGGAGGGCATCGAGGGCGTGCTCTGGCTGGAGCCGAGCGTGGCCCTCAAGGGGGACGGCGCGGAGGCCTCGGTGCAGGCGAAGCTGACGCGGTGCCGGGACGGCGAGGAGGTCTGGTCCGCCGAGGCCGCCGGGAGCTGGGGCTCCAAGGACGAGGACTACGCGCAGCGCACCGCCCAGTACGTCCAGGAGCTGGGCTCGGAGGTGGAGCCCTACGTGGTGCCCTCCAGCAAGCTGCTGGGCGCCACGCTGAACACGCTGCCCAATCCCCAACTCACCGAAGCCGATACCGACGAGAAGATAGAGCTGGGTGAGTAG
- a CDS encoding efflux RND transporter permease subunit — protein MSGARNPNSHSRFAYAFAGLLVRRPGAVLLVLLALLGLSAWGTSKLRINSNQLDLISQDLREVKDVKQVIDMVGGSGFLMVALRSSDEAALKRTADDLAKIMEADKENVRNVSYKLPVEFIQQNMVLFVKTEDLVEGKRRIMAFLRDKLKRSNPFFIDLGGSKPVELDMQDLVDKYSSVGKKSIRDDYNISTDKKMVLMLVKPMWDTTEIGKTKTYLDRLKGQLDAYSAQPGAVKLVEDYDKNSYTRDGSKDGKGATSIAYGFTGSYKTTVDDSFAIEESLHPVTVIALVAIFLITIVFFRKLAPTFIVVSGTVIGTIYTLGFTYATIGELNMITSILGGILMGFGIDYGIHFMFRTRLELGAGKPYDVAIRDAFVNAGRPAAVAAVVTGGSFFVLMVSEFRGFSQFGFLAGCGTLILGLTLFLWSAALLALAGRINPALPQKLIGVMKPPPNTSAATGKELRIPKPGLVLAISTGVVALICAAAVPWAGLDAEVPKGVKLGLFERLKYGVGFNYNTRALIPDGMSSVLLQDEINERFNISSDPMAIYTKDLDEAEGVYRELTQNPRKYPSIDQVVSIFTFVPPAETAKANEKVLAEWKAELKQLEDEGFSTAALPPEMQDKAEFFKKVLDAKPFDVHGVPPNYTAQFKNLPSAQPENHGYLTFIYASVDLMDGKKMMQFADETRSIRAKYSPGAFDKDAWDAPGPTAEKEFRAAGATQLYAKLASIVLWDGKLTVVLTALWILAMHFLDFRNAKLALASVIPLGVGVAMMLGIMSLTDLRLNFMNIIILPILLGFGVSHGLYLLHRFLEGTSPLVALRSVGAAVASSTLTAVAGFAALLAAAHNGLRSMGLVACIGLITTLVVSFTVLAAVMQLMHDRRQREAGTPSSGTDAAGSDDSSTPKAA, from the coding sequence ATGAGCGGCGCCCGAAATCCGAACTCCCATTCTCGCTTCGCCTACGCCTTCGCCGGCCTGCTGGTCCGCCGGCCCGGGGCCGTCCTCCTGGTGCTGCTCGCCCTGCTGGGCCTGTCCGCCTGGGGGACGTCGAAGCTGCGCATCAACTCCAACCAGCTCGACCTCATCTCGCAGGACCTGCGAGAGGTGAAGGACGTCAAGCAGGTCATCGACATGGTGGGCGGCAGCGGCTTCCTCATGGTCGCCCTGCGCTCGTCGGACGAGGCCGCCCTCAAGCGCACCGCGGACGACCTGGCGAAAATCATGGAGGCGGACAAGGAGAACGTCCGCAACGTCTCCTACAAGCTGCCCGTCGAGTTCATCCAGCAGAACATGGTCCTCTTCGTGAAGACGGAGGACCTCGTCGAGGGCAAGCGCCGCATCATGGCGTTCCTGCGCGACAAGCTGAAGCGCAGCAACCCGTTCTTCATCGACCTGGGCGGCTCGAAGCCCGTCGAGCTGGACATGCAGGACCTCGTCGACAAGTACTCCTCCGTCGGCAAGAAGAGCATCCGCGACGACTACAACATCTCCACCGACAAGAAGATGGTGCTGATGCTCGTCAAGCCGATGTGGGACACCACGGAGATTGGCAAGACGAAGACGTACCTGGACCGGCTCAAGGGCCAGCTGGACGCGTACTCCGCGCAGCCCGGCGCGGTGAAGCTCGTCGAGGACTACGACAAGAACTCGTACACCCGCGACGGCTCCAAGGACGGCAAGGGCGCCACGAGCATCGCCTACGGCTTCACCGGCTCCTACAAGACGACGGTGGACGACTCGTTCGCCATCGAGGAGTCGCTGCACCCAGTGACGGTCATCGCGCTGGTGGCCATCTTCCTCATCACCATCGTCTTCTTCCGGAAGCTGGCGCCCACGTTCATCGTCGTCAGCGGCACGGTGATTGGCACCATCTACACGCTGGGCTTCACCTACGCGACCATCGGTGAGCTCAACATGATTACGTCCATCCTGGGCGGCATCCTGATGGGCTTCGGCATCGACTACGGCATCCACTTCATGTTCCGCACCCGGCTGGAGCTGGGCGCGGGCAAGCCGTACGACGTGGCCATCCGCGACGCCTTCGTCAACGCGGGGCGCCCGGCGGCGGTGGCCGCGGTGGTGACGGGGGGCTCGTTCTTCGTGCTGATGGTCAGCGAGTTCCGCGGCTTCAGCCAGTTCGGCTTCCTGGCCGGTTGCGGCACGCTCATCCTCGGCCTCACCCTCTTCCTGTGGAGCGCGGCGCTGCTGGCGCTGGCCGGCCGCATCAACCCCGCCCTGCCGCAGAAGCTCATCGGCGTGATGAAGCCGCCGCCCAACACGTCCGCCGCCACGGGCAAGGAGCTGCGCATCCCCAAGCCGGGCCTGGTGCTGGCCATCAGCACCGGCGTGGTGGCCCTCATCTGCGCCGCCGCGGTGCCCTGGGCCGGCCTGGACGCAGAGGTCCCCAAGGGCGTGAAGCTCGGCTTGTTCGAGCGCCTCAAGTACGGCGTCGGCTTCAACTACAACACCCGCGCGCTCATCCCGGATGGCATGTCGTCCGTGCTGCTCCAGGACGAAATCAACGAGCGCTTCAACATCTCCAGCGACCCGATGGCCATCTACACCAAGGACCTGGACGAGGCCGAGGGTGTCTACCGGGAGCTGACGCAGAACCCGCGGAAGTACCCGTCCATCGACCAGGTGGTGAGCATCTTCACCTTCGTGCCTCCCGCGGAGACGGCGAAGGCCAACGAGAAGGTGCTGGCGGAGTGGAAGGCGGAGCTGAAGCAGCTCGAGGACGAGGGCTTCTCCACGGCCGCGCTGCCGCCGGAGATGCAGGACAAGGCCGAGTTCTTCAAGAAGGTGCTGGACGCCAAGCCCTTCGACGTCCACGGCGTGCCGCCCAACTACACCGCCCAGTTCAAGAACCTGCCCAGCGCCCAGCCGGAGAACCACGGCTACCTCACGTTCATCTACGCGAGCGTGGACCTGATGGACGGCAAGAAGATGATGCAGTTCGCCGACGAGACGCGCTCCATCCGGGCGAAGTACTCGCCGGGCGCCTTCGACAAGGACGCCTGGGACGCGCCGGGCCCCACGGCGGAGAAGGAGTTCCGCGCCGCGGGCGCCACGCAGCTCTACGCGAAGCTGGCGAGCATCGTGCTGTGGGACGGCAAGCTGACGGTGGTGCTGACGGCGCTGTGGATTCTCGCCATGCACTTCCTGGACTTCCGCAACGCGAAGCTGGCGCTGGCCTCGGTGATTCCGCTCGGCGTGGGCGTGGCGATGATGCTGGGCATCATGTCGCTGACGGACCTGCGGCTGAACTTCATGAACATCATCATCCTGCCCATCCTCCTGGGCTTCGGGGTGAGCCATGGCCTCTACCTGCTGCACCGCTTCCTGGAGGGCACCTCGCCCCTGGTGGCGCTGCGCAGCGTGGGCGCCGCGGTGGCGTCCTCCACGCTGACGGCGGTGGCGGGCTTCGCGGCGCTGCTGGCCGCCGCCCACAACGGCCTGCGCTCCATGGGCCTGGTGGCGTGCATCGGCCTCATCACCACGCTGGTGGTGTCCTTCACCGTGCTGGCCGCGGTGATGCAGCTCATGCACGACCGCCGTCAGCGCGAGGCGGGCACGCCCTCGTCCGGGACGGACGCGGCCGGCAGCGACGACAGCAGCACGCCGAAGGCGGCCTGA
- a CDS encoding PTS system mannose/fructose/N-acetylgalactosamine-transporter subunit IIB, which produces MITLVRVDNRLIHGQVVEAWLPFLKVSRVVVADDEAASSPLIRAAMALAVQSAIEVQILPLAQVDFSALSKDGVRTLVLLRDVASVPFAFAHGLTLDELNLGNVHFGTGRRQVSPSVFLAEAELQTLQQLAGQGVRVEARAVPSEKPVELLDLTERWAKAG; this is translated from the coding sequence GTGATCACCCTGGTCCGCGTCGACAACCGCCTCATACATGGTCAGGTCGTCGAGGCCTGGCTGCCCTTCCTCAAGGTCTCCCGGGTCGTCGTCGCGGATGACGAGGCGGCGTCCAGCCCCCTCATCCGCGCCGCCATGGCCCTGGCGGTGCAGAGCGCCATCGAGGTGCAGATCCTCCCCCTGGCCCAGGTGGACTTCTCCGCCCTGTCCAAGGACGGCGTCCGCACCCTGGTGCTCCTGCGCGACGTGGCCTCGGTGCCCTTCGCCTTCGCCCACGGGCTGACGCTGGACGAGCTCAACCTGGGCAACGTGCACTTCGGCACCGGCCGCCGGCAGGTGTCCCCGTCCGTCTTCCTGGCGGAAGCCGAGCTGCAGACGCTGCAGCAGCTGGCCGGGCAGGGCGTCCGCGTGGAGGCCCGCGCGGTGCCCTCGGAGAAGCCCGTGGAGCTGCTGGACCTCACCGAGCGGTGGGCGAAGGCCGGGTGA
- a CDS encoding PTS system mannose/fructose/sorbose family transporter subunit IID, with the protein MSAPEASLPLWVLVRVFLRSLFLQASWNPKGMQNLGLAYAVFPALERLYPAGASREEAVRRHLVFFNTHPYVAAAIVGGVVYHEVRIARDEETPDKVVAFKAALMGPLAALGDGFFWLSLKPAAGAVSVALVPLLGVWAVPLFLVLYNLVHVLLRVRLYWLGLTLGDRLVEAVARANLPARGAKLRAVAALSAGGMAAWLAISFGTNAGGASAPFLAAGCLALGVASYVLVSRRVPNYVVLYLAAGLACVAGAFL; encoded by the coding sequence GTGAGCGCGCCCGAGGCCTCCCTGCCGCTCTGGGTGCTGGTGCGCGTCTTCCTGCGCTCGCTCTTCCTCCAGGCGTCGTGGAACCCCAAGGGCATGCAGAACCTGGGGCTGGCCTACGCCGTCTTCCCCGCCCTGGAGCGCCTGTACCCCGCCGGGGCCTCCCGCGAGGAGGCCGTCCGCCGGCACCTGGTCTTCTTCAACACCCACCCGTACGTGGCGGCGGCCATCGTCGGCGGCGTCGTGTACCACGAGGTGCGCATCGCCCGGGACGAGGAGACGCCGGACAAGGTGGTGGCCTTCAAGGCGGCGCTGATGGGGCCGCTGGCGGCGCTGGGGGACGGCTTCTTCTGGCTGTCGCTCAAGCCGGCGGCGGGGGCGGTCAGCGTGGCCCTGGTGCCGCTCTTGGGCGTCTGGGCGGTGCCGCTGTTCCTGGTGCTCTACAATCTGGTGCACGTGCTGCTGCGCGTGCGGCTGTACTGGCTGGGCCTGACCCTGGGGGACAGGCTGGTGGAGGCGGTGGCCCGTGCGAACCTCCCGGCCCGGGGGGCCAAGCTGCGGGCGGTGGCGGCGCTGAGCGCGGGGGGGATGGCGGCCTGGCTGGCCATCTCGTTCGGCACCAACGCGGGAGGGGCCTCGGCGCCCTTCCTGGCGGCCGGGTGCCTGGCCCTGGGGGTGGCGTCCTACGTGCTGGTCAGCCGTCGGGTGCCGAACTACGTGGTGCTCTACCTTGCCGCGGGGCTGGCCTGCGTTGCGGGAGCATTCCTTTAA
- a CDS encoding site-specific recombinase: MNTSETHPVLTTPAPVRGPVPSAREVDAFCVQYAPRAPGHSAVRDLYRLLYEVPEDGLEARLEWVERWTLWLRDRIPAHGLVDPAEPELSSSDSRLLLMARVMEGEPALRATVTRLVSAVCDGSRGLKLFAQVGLPAGQGFFSEASDRLARALLPAPPDPGKLSELLLRLCPVPEDADWLAGLSPALLAKLAALVGDAKPPEPVPATRVRADLLDALLLLAVQTAALGMAEDVRDRSPETAFRGSPFLRIRLVCDAVLARDAAADTLRDLSTCVADCRQVVASVSRHLEAAGVSVDLVYRLERIRRSLERMEAIARVLGAPRGEPRWREAVTLLSDLLRRAHADRSVLELVKRNVRMLARKVIERAGHSGEHYITSTPAEFHAMVHSAAGGGLLTALTAALKFFLGGLALAPFFAGFFSALNYAGSFVLMQFLGFTLATKQPSMTAATLAGAVGESGSAAGRQERLLELLPRITRSQLAAALGNLGCVLPAAVALALLYGMVMGSPLLSEDKARYVVQSLHPWRSATLLWAAFTGVLLWVSSVAAGWLENFVVYRRLPEALAQHRMLKAVLGEAGARRVADGFLHHVAGVGGSVTLGFLLAMIPVTGSFFGVPLDVRHVTLSFGSLAFAGCALGPEAVLHPDFLAAIAGVGVIGLLNFGVSFALALGVAMRARDVSTREALPFLRAAIVRFVKNPRSFLLPPRQIQEDVLRLSPPPVS, encoded by the coding sequence ATGAACACCTCTGAAACCCACCCCGTCCTGACCACCCCCGCGCCCGTGCGCGGCCCCGTCCCCTCCGCCCGCGAGGTGGACGCCTTCTGCGTGCAGTATGCGCCGCGCGCCCCCGGCCACTCCGCCGTGCGGGACCTCTACCGGCTCCTGTACGAGGTACCCGAAGACGGCCTGGAGGCGCGGCTGGAGTGGGTGGAGCGCTGGACGCTGTGGCTGAGAGACCGCATCCCCGCCCATGGGCTGGTGGACCCGGCGGAGCCGGAGCTGTCCTCGTCCGACAGCCGCCTGCTGCTGATGGCGCGGGTGATGGAGGGTGAGCCCGCCCTGCGCGCCACCGTCACCCGGCTGGTCTCCGCGGTGTGCGATGGCAGCCGGGGGCTGAAGCTCTTCGCCCAGGTGGGGCTGCCCGCCGGCCAGGGCTTCTTCTCCGAGGCCTCCGACCGGCTGGCGCGCGCGCTGCTGCCCGCGCCGCCGGACCCCGGAAAGCTGTCCGAGCTGCTCCTGCGCCTGTGCCCGGTGCCCGAGGACGCGGACTGGCTGGCCGGGCTGTCGCCCGCCCTGCTGGCGAAGCTGGCGGCGCTGGTGGGCGACGCGAAGCCGCCGGAGCCGGTGCCCGCCACCCGCGTGCGCGCGGACCTGCTGGACGCGCTCTTGCTGCTGGCGGTGCAGACGGCCGCGCTGGGCATGGCCGAGGACGTGAGGGACCGCAGCCCGGAGACGGCCTTCCGCGGCTCGCCCTTCCTGCGCATCCGCCTGGTGTGCGACGCGGTGCTCGCCCGGGACGCGGCGGCCGACACACTGAGGGATTTGTCCACGTGCGTGGCGGACTGCCGGCAGGTGGTGGCCAGCGTGTCGCGGCACCTGGAGGCGGCGGGCGTCAGCGTGGACCTGGTGTACCGGCTGGAGCGCATCCGCCGGAGCCTGGAGCGGATGGAGGCCATTGCCCGGGTGCTGGGCGCGCCCCGCGGCGAGCCCCGCTGGCGCGAGGCGGTGACGCTGCTGTCGGACCTGCTGCGGCGGGCGCACGCGGACCGCTCCGTGCTGGAGCTGGTGAAGCGCAACGTCCGGATGCTGGCCCGCAAGGTCATCGAGCGCGCCGGCCACTCCGGCGAGCACTACATCACCAGCACCCCCGCCGAGTTCCACGCCATGGTGCACTCGGCGGCGGGCGGCGGGCTGTTGACGGCCCTCACCGCCGCGCTGAAGTTCTTCCTCGGCGGGCTGGCGCTGGCGCCCTTCTTCGCGGGCTTCTTCTCCGCCCTCAACTACGCCGGCAGCTTCGTGCTGATGCAGTTTCTGGGCTTCACCCTGGCCACCAAGCAGCCGTCCATGACGGCGGCCACGCTGGCGGGCGCGGTGGGAGAGTCGGGCTCCGCGGCCGGCCGGCAGGAGCGCCTGCTGGAGCTGTTGCCGCGCATCACCCGCTCGCAGCTCGCGGCGGCCCTGGGCAACCTGGGCTGCGTGCTGCCGGCGGCGGTGGCCCTGGCCCTGCTGTACGGCATGGTGATGGGCAGCCCCCTGCTGAGCGAGGACAAGGCCCGCTACGTCGTGCAGTCGCTGCACCCCTGGCGCAGCGCCACCCTGCTGTGGGCGGCCTTCACGGGCGTGCTCTTGTGGGTGTCCAGCGTGGCGGCCGGGTGGCTGGAGAACTTCGTCGTCTACCGGCGCCTGCCGGAGGCCCTGGCGCAGCACCGGATGCTCAAGGCGGTGCTGGGAGAGGCCGGCGCGCGGCGGGTCGCGGACGGCTTCCTGCACCACGTGGCCGGGGTGGGCGGCAGCGTCACGCTGGGCTTCCTGCTGGCCATGATTCCGGTGACGGGCAGCTTCTTCGGGGTGCCGCTGGACGTGCGGCACGTCACCCTCTCCTTCGGCTCGCTGGCCTTCGCCGGCTGCGCGCTGGGGCCGGAGGCCGTGTTGCACCCGGACTTCCTGGCCGCGATTGCCGGGGTGGGCGTCATCGGCCTGCTCAACTTCGGCGTCTCCTTCGCGCTCGCCCTGGGCGTGGCCATGCGCGCCCGGGACGTGTCCACCCGCGAGGCGCTCCCCTTCCTGCGCGCCGCCATCGTCCGCTTCGTGAAGAACCCCCGCTCGTTCCTCCTGCCCCCCCGGCAAATCCAGGAAGACGTGCTCCGGCTGTCCCCCCCGCCCGTGTCCTGA